The nucleotide sequence GAACGATTTTGCGGCTGTGGCCCGCGGGCAGTGCCGGCTGTGGCCCGCGGGCAGTGCCGGCTGTGGCCCGCGGACAGTGTTTTAAAGTAAAAAGTGGTATTTTCACCACTCTTTGAGCCTTTCAGGGACGATTGATGATGGAGAGAGAAACTCCTTCGCCCAGCTGACGTTTTCTGAGGCTGTGGAAGAAGAGATGCGAAAAAACGGCGATGAAACGGAGGCAGACTTCTGCAGATTGCTTCGAAACTGGTACCGAGCTGATGATGACGGTGGTTTGGACTCTGCTCTGAGACTTCAGTGGCGACTTTCACTACGAACGTGTCTGCTCCAGAGGTACAACCCACACCACTTTCCTCCGCCCGCAGGCTACGTTGGCGGAATACCGGTTGTAACCTTTGAGTCTCTCCTGACCAACATCGAACGAAAAGCTCAAATGTACTGCTTTGCAGAGGATGGAAGCTTCAATGCCAGGGCACTCTCCACATTAGACGCAGAAAATTTCTTCAGCATCCTGGGTGACTTGACACCCGGAGGAGTTGGTCTAGCCATACGTCCTGCAGACATCCCCCGTGCGCTGAAGACTGCCTGTGAGATGACAATCCTCCAAgcagactcgaacaagtatgtTATATTATATATTCAGACAAAtcgagatacagacagacacacacatacagtttaTAAAATAAAAGAATTTGGTTCGCCGAAAAAACCCATTTCTGATCGAGCGCCTTTGGTTTACACAGCTAATTCTATTCATCAGGTCTTTCTTCGTGCACACAACTAGGGCTCCGGTGTACCCCAAACTGCAGGCATGTCCTCCAGTCGACCAACTGccggaggagagagagagagaggaagttgGTGTGTCAAACATGTCTTCCATTCAAACAAGGtgcacttctctctctctctctctctctctctctctttctctctctctctctctctctctctctctctctctctct is from Littorina saxatilis isolate snail1 unplaced genomic scaffold, US_GU_Lsax_2.0 scaffold_1354, whole genome shotgun sequence and encodes:
- the LOC138956982 gene encoding uncharacterized protein, which gives rise to MRKNGDETEADFCRLLRNWYRADDDGGLDSALRLQWRLSLRTCLLQRYNPHHFPPPAGYVGGIPVVTFESLLTNIERKAQMYCFAEDGSFNARALSTLDAENFFSILGDLTPGGVGLAIRPADIPRALKTACEMTILQADSNKSFFVHTTRAPVYPKLQACPPVDQLPEEREREEVGVSNMSSIQTRNHDFDMPARRQRRGNRKAATVSKPNEPSKGARGVRQHHKCDETKILPHVRLGVIVD